From the genome of Saccharomyces paradoxus strain CBS432 chromosome XII sequence:
ATCAACTGAAAGATTATACACCAGAGACTTTCTTTGCTTTGCACGATGTTAAGAAGAAAGGGTTCTTAGATGAAAACGATATTTTATCTCTCTATGGGTTGAACCGTGAAGAAATTGTGGGCGCTGGTGATGGTATGGGACAACACGATGAATCTGAGAAAGTTGATAATGAAATGGCTAAGCGGGTCGTTAACTTTATTATGAAGCTATTGGATGTTGATGATGATACCAAAATCACCAGGGAGGAATATCTAGAATTTGCTAAGAGAGGAAACAAGTTTCCTGATCTTGGTGTTGGCGTAGGTCATCACTCCGATTTTGAACTAGAATACGAAATTCATCACTGGAATAAGTTTCATAAGGACAAAGATCCTGACGTTAAAGTCGTTCATAAAGAAGACATAGAACATGAACTGCTTCATCATGAACATGAAATCGAAcatgaagaagaaattcaaagagGTGCTTCTAGAGCTACCGTAATAACCGATGACGAACTAGAGTCTAGAATAGAACTGAAAAACATACCCGAGAAATTCAAGAatggaattttttaatGGGCTTGGTCAAGATAAATAAGTGAGACcgagaaaatattcaagacACTATGTATGTATTCAATTAGCATGTAGTAAGTAATCAAAGCACACAAAATATATTTCTACCATCACGCTGTTAAGATGCCTCTCTTTGTGAGCAATATATCTACTTAAACCGTTTTATCAATTATTATTCTAATTACGTATTGACCTTTTCTCTCCGATAGTAACAAGCAAGAAGCGTTTCGGGAAACAGTAGCCCCTCCTTGTCCCTTAAATGTCGAACTTTTAACAGTATAAGTacaaagtgaaaaaaaaaatgaaaaagatttACGATAGAGATATAGCAGAAGAGGTATTTAAATGTTACCAAATCCTATTCAGTTCTACAAAAAGGACAGTGCGAACACAGTCATTTGTTTTTACTGTAAGATAGAGTTGATATTAAGGCGCAATGAGGCTATTACATTTATATGAAGCGAGCTTGAAGAGAAGACCCAAAACCACGAACGCGATAATGACAGGTGCGTTATTTGGGATTGGTGATGTGTCTGCTCAATTGCTGTTCCCAACATCCAAAATAGACAAGGGCTATGATTATAAAAGGACAGCTAGAGCTGTCGTTTATGgttctttgattttttcctttatagGAGACAAGTGGTACAAAATCTTGAATAACAGGATCTATATGCGTAATAAGCCCCAATACCACTGGTCTAATATGGTTTTGCGGGTAGCTGTCGATCAGTTGGCGTTCGCGCCGCTAGGTTTGCCATTTTATTTCACCTGTATGTCCATCATGGAAGGTAGATCGTTTGATGTAGCCAAGTTGAAAATTAAAGAACAATGGTGGCCTACACTTTTGACTAATTGGGCAGTTTGGCCAGTTTTCCAAGCGgttaatttttctgttgttCCCTTACAACATAGGTTACTAGCCGTTAATGTTGTTGCGATATTCTGGAACACTTACTTATCTTATAAGAATTCAAAGGTCACGGAGGAGTACAAGGTTCCTGTTCATTATCCTCCCGTGGTCGAATAACTGGATGGGAAATCCTGCTTTTAGAGATATCTGGATTTCGACTAGCATATTTATCCGACCTTGTTTCTTCTAGTACTGGAACAGCATATAACTAATAGATTTTCGGCAGAGAGCGGACCAGCTTGATAAAAACTTGAGTTATGATGTTGGTTAGCAATCTGTTCTCTTTTACAAGTGTACTTGGTCAGGAATAATTTATTTAATTACATTCGTACTTCTTTTATAGAGGAAATGGTAGCCGACACTTAATTATTGCGatcactttttttggttctcccaataaaatttatataaaaGCCTTCAAGCAGGCGCAAAGCTTAAGTGGCCTTTGTAATACTGTTGTGGTCTCTGAACCTCTGtataatatttcatttttttcagaggTTTTTCATATGCCGTTAAAAGAGGTCAAAAACATAGGCCCGAGAACATACATTGTAAATCGCTGCGTTACGTATGTATAGTGTACTTTTTTACCTTCATAACTAGGAAGAATCAGTTAGAGGGTTTATTAATTCTGAGGTTGAGCAAGATTATATTGAATGTTTCTTATTCGGTGTTTGCAGTAGATGATGACTAAAGCTTTTTTTAACAAACTGCCGTTTGAGGTATTCCGTCGGTATGTAAGTACAGGTAAGAGCATCCCTCAAAGAAGCCCCAGTACAAGGAGAGCCCTTTTGGTGGGTGGCTCTATCACAACAGCAATAGTTCTGTACAATTTCAATGGTACTTTCCATGATTCTGTCAAGCATACAGCGTTGACGGCTAAAAGGGTCGCCGTCGTCACACAAGCTACCACTCGTTGCTTCTATCATTACAAGAGGGCTCTGAACAAAAGTTACGAGAGCAAAAATGAACGCGAAGTTGCCTTAAACAAATGTCATAAGATGTGTGCCTTGATTACGTTGCATGCGCTACGATCGAACGGTGGAATATATATCAAATTAGGCCAGCACATTGGGGCAATGACCTACATGCTGCCTAAAGAATGGACGGATACAATGATACCATTGCAGGACCACTGTCCCGAATCCACttatgaagaaattgatgagTTATTTAAGGAAGATCTAGGCACTAGTATTGAAGATATGTTTTGGGAATTCAACAAAACCCCGATAGGTGTAGCTTCATTGGCACAGGTTCATGTAGCCAAACTAAAAAGTAGCGACGGTAAAGGTTCTAGCGTAGCTGTCAAATGCCAGCATCCATCGTTAAAGGAGTTCATACCATTGGATGTTATGTTGACAAGAACGGTGTTTGAATTGTTGGACGTCTTTTTCCCGGACTATCCGCTAACGTGGCTTGGTGATGAGCTTCAGTCATCGATCTACGTGGAACTGAATTTTACtaaagaagctgaaaatgCAGAAAAAACTCGTAAGTATTTCAGTAAGTTCAAGAAGCAGACAGCATTGAAAATACCCAAGGTCATTGAAAGCCACAAAAGGATTTTGATCATGGAATATGTTGGAGGCAAAAGATTAGATGATTTAGAGTACATTGATAGTCATGGTATCTCACGCAGTGAAGTATCGAGTTGCCTCTCTCATATTTTTAACAATATGATCTTTACACCCAATGTGGGTATTCATTGTGATCCTCATGGAGGAAATCTTGCTATACGATCCGTTAAGCCCGCTAAAGATAATGGATACcataattttgaaatcgtTTTATTTGACCACGGACTCTATAGATATCCCAGCACGAGGACAAGAAGACTTTATGCCAAATTCTGGTTGTCGCTACTGTTCGACAAGGaccagaagaagatgaaaaaatatgccAAGGGATTCGCCAACATCACCGACGAGCAGTTTCCCCTTTTAGCGGCTGCAATCACGGGGCGTAGCATAGATGC
Proteins encoded in this window:
- the SSP120 gene encoding nucleobindin SSP120 (similar to YLR250W), which gives rise to MRFLKGFVLSLAFTLYKVTATAEIGSEINVENEKPPEGLSWEEWHMDHEHQLKDYTPETFFALHDVKKKGFLDENDILSLYGLNREEIVGAGDGMGQHDESEKVDNEMAKRVVNFIMKLLDVDDDTKITREEYLEFAKRGNKFPDLGVGVGHHSDFELEYEIHHWNKFHKDKDPDVKVVHKEDIEHELLHHEHEIEHEEEIQRGASRATVITDDELESRIELKNIPEKFKNGIF
- the SYM1 gene encoding ethanol metabolism protein (Protein required for ethanol metabolism~similar to YLR251W), with protein sequence MRLLHLYEASLKRRPKTTNAIMTGALFGIGDVSAQLLFPTSKIDKGYDYKRTARAVVYGSLIFSFIGDKWYKILNNRIYMRNKPQYHWSNMVLRVAVDQLAFAPLGLPFYFTCMSIMEGRSFDVAKLKIKEQWWPTLLTNWAVWPVFQAVNFSVVPLQHRLLAVNVVAIFWNTYLSYKNSKVTEEYKVPVHYPPVVE
- the CQD2 gene encoding Cqd2p (similar to YLR253W), producing MMTKAFFNKLPFEVFRRYVSTGKSIPQRSPSTRRALLVGGSITTAIVLYNFNGTFHDSVKHTALTAKRVAVVTQATTRCFYHYKRALNKSYESKNEREVALNKCHKMCALITLHALRSNGGIYIKLGQHIGAMTYMLPKEWTDTMIPLQDHCPESTYEEIDELFKEDLGTSIEDMFWEFNKTPIGVASLAQVHVAKLKSSDGKGSSVAVKCQHPSLKEFIPLDVMLTRTVFELLDVFFPDYPLTWLGDELQSSIYVELNFTKEAENAEKTRKYFSKFKKQTALKIPKVIESHKRILIMEYVGGKRLDDLEYIDSHGISRSEVSSCLSHIFNNMIFTPNVGIHCDPHGGNLAIRSVKPAKDNGYHNFEIVLFDHGLYRYPSTRTRRLYAKFWLSLLFDKDQKKMKKYAKGFANITDEQFPLLAAAITGRSIDAALNYDISTSRTQEEMDVMADGILEGTLLSDLMSILSRIPRVVLLILKTNDLTRHLDECLQNPLGPERTFLIMTQYCAKTVYDEKVEKINLEYGRWSIKWMWENFTNWIVYERRINQLYFYDFVLWWKKIIPKTWLSS